AGGCCTACCTGAACGCCATGGTCAACCCGGCCACCATCGGCCACGGCTATGAGCTTGGCGGGCCGCAGGTCTATACGCTCGAGGAACTGGTGCGCTTTGCCGGGCGCGCCTCGGGCCATCCCCGCCCGGTGATCGCGCTGCCCGACGCGCTGGCGCGGGTGCAGGCCGCGGTCATGGAGCATATGCCGGGCGAGCCGCTGCTGTCGCGCGACAACCTGGATTCGATGCGGCTCGACAATGTGCTGGAGCGCCCGCTGGCGCCGGAGCTGAACCTGCATCCCGTGCACCTGGAGTCCGTCATGACCGACGCGCTGTCGGGGCGCAACCGCGATGCCGCGCTGACCCACATGCGCGCCAGCGTGCACCGCTGAGGCGGCCCGCGGCGGCGCGGCTTATGTGACCGGATTTCATATCGGTTGCGAGAGCAATTCACTTTGACGCGGGCGAGCGCGCTGGCAAAATGACTGGTCCGGCGCTCTGCGGCCACGCCGTGCCCCGGGGCCGCGACGCGGATCGCGGCCCATGGATCGCGGCCCGCTCCGTGCCGTCTCTCCCTCCGTTTCCTCCCCCAAGGACCTCACGATGAAGCTCGTCATCGGCAACAAGAACTATTCCTCCTGGTCGCTGCGCCCCTGGCTGCTGCTGCGCCAGGCCGGCATTGATTTCGAGGAAGTGCAGGTGCGCCTGTTCACCGGCAGCTTCGCCGCCGAGATCGCCCGCTACTCGCCCGCGGGCAAGGTGCCGGTGCTGGTCGACGGCGACGTCACCGTGTGGGATTCGCTGGCGATTTCCGAATACGTGGCCGAGCGCTTCCCCGAGCAGCAGCTGTGGCCGGCCGACCCCGCCGAGCGCGCGGTCGCGCGCGCGATCTGCGCCGAGATGCACTCTGGCTTCACCAACGTGCGCAACCAGTTGCCGATGAACGTGACCGCGGTGCTGCCCGGGCGCGGCTGGAACGTGGCGGTGCAGCGCGAGGTCGAGCGCATCGCCGCGATCTGGGACGGGCTGCGCAGGCAGCATGCGGCGCGCGGGCCGTTCCTGTTCGGCAGCTTCACCGTCGCCGACGCGTTCTATGCGCCGGTGGTGAGTCGCTTCGCCACCTACGGCATCCACCTGCCGGACGACCGCGAAGACGCCAAGGCCTATGCCGATTTCGTGCTGGGCCTGCCAGCGATGCAGCAATGGATTGCCGGCGCGCGCGAGGAACGCGACTTCCTCGCCGACGACGAACCGTACCGGCGGGCCCCGGACCGTGCCGATGCGATAATCGTCACCCACTAGCAATCGCGCCGGCGCCGGGCCACAACTGGTTGCCCGTGCCGGCGCATGAAAAGGCCACAACCATGCAGGTGTATGCCGTGGGCGGCGCGATCCGCGACGAACTGCTGGGCAAGCCCAGCCAGGACCGCGACTACGTGGTCGTCGGCGCGACCCCGGCGGAGATGGAAGCCGCCGGCTACCGCCCGGTGGGCAAGGATTTCCCGGTGTTCCTGCATCCGCGCACGCAGGAGGAGTACGCGCTGGCCCGCACCGAGCGCAAGACCGCGATGGGCTACAAGGGCTTTGCCTTCTACTGCGAGCCCGATGTCACGCTGGAAGACGACCTGGTCCGGCGCGACCTGACCATCAACGCGATGGCGCGCGCGGTCGATGCCGACGGCAACCTGACCGGGCCCGTGATCGATCCGCACGGCGGCCAGCGCGACCTGGGCGCGCGCCTGTTCCGCCATGTCTCCGACGCCTTTGCCGAAGACCCGGTGCGCATCCTGCGGCTGGCGCGCTTTGCCGCGCGCTTCCACGACTTCAACGTTGCCGCCGAGACCATGCGCCTGATGCGCGAGATGGTCGCCGCGGGCGAGGTCGATGCGCTGGTGCCCGAGCGCGTGTGGCAGGAGCTGGCGCGCGGACTGATGGAGGCCCGGCCGTCGCGGATGTTCGAGGTGCTGCGCGAATGCGGCGCGCTGGCGCGGCTGCTGCCCGAGCTGGAGCGGCTGTGGGGCGTGCCGCAGCGCGCCGACTTCCACCCCGAGGTCGATACCGGCGTGCACGTGATGATGGTGATCGACTGCGCCGCGGCGCTCGACGCACCGCTGCCGGTGCGCTTTGCCGCGCTGGTGCATGACCTGGGCAAGGGCACCACGCCGGAAGACGTGCTGCCGCGCCATATTGGCCACGAACTGCGCAGCGTCAGGCTGCTGGAAGAGGTCTGTGCGCGCCTGCGCGTGCCCAACGAATGCCGCGACCTGGCGGTGGTGGTGGCGCGCGAGCACGGCAATATCCACCGCTCGCTTGAGTTCAGCGCCGCCGCGGTGGTGCGGCTGCTGGAGCGCTGCGATGCGCTGCGCAAGCCCGCGCGCTTCGCCCAGGCGCTGCAGGCCTGCGAGGCCGACAAGCGCGGGCGCAAGGGTTTCGAGCACAGCGAATATCCGCAGGCCGCGCGCCTGCTGGCGGCGCGCGAGGCCGCGGCGTCGGTCGATGCGGGCGCCATCGCGCGCGCCTGCGCCGATGACGTGGCGCAGATCAAGGACCGCGTCCATGCCGCGCGCGTGGCGGCGGTGGCGCAGCGGCTCGCGGCGCAGCCGGGCGAGTGAGCCAGGCTCAGAGCAGCTTGCCGATCACCAGCGCAATCAGCGAGATCAGGATCGTCGACGCGAACGGCAGCACGAACTCGCGCCCGAACACCCGGAAGCGCACGTCGCCGGGCAGCCGGCCCAGCCCGACCTTCTGCAGCCACGGCAGCGCCGCCGACAGGATGATCACGCTCAGGAAGATGGTCAGGGTCCAGCGCAGCATCGCGGCTCCGGTGCCGTTACAGGGCGTGGCAGCGGTCGCCGCGGGCAAAGCCGGCCAGCGGCTCGCTGTCTTCCAGTCCGTAGTCGAGCCCGCGCGTGAGCGCGATCACCTTGAACAGTTCGCCCATCTCGGCCTCGGACAGCAGCTTCTGCACCGCATTGGCCTGCGGCAGGAAGGCGCGCGCGTCGGACGGGTCCAGCGCCATCAGCAGCTCGGTGATGCCGGCGTTCATCAGGAAGCGCGCCTGCGAGGCAAAGCCCGCCACGGTCAGCCCTGATTCCACCGCGGCATGCGCGATGCCGCTGAAATTGACGTGCGCGGTGATGTCCTGCAGGCCGGGGTACAGGAACGGGTCCGGGTGCGCATGATGGCGGTAGTGGCACATCAGCGTGCCGCCGGCGCGCTGCGGGTGGTAGTACTCGCTGCCGGGAAAGCCGTAGTCGATGAAGAAGGCCGCGCCGCGCGCCAGCATGGCGCCGACCGCGCGCGTAAAGCCCTCGGCCTCGGCATGGGTCTCGGTGACGAGGTCGTGGTCGCCAGGGATGGCGCGCAGCGCCGCCGGCACGTCGGCCTCGGCCAGCGGCCGGTCCTCGAAGCGGAACGCGGGCGCGCCGCCATCGGCCTGCGGCGCGGCGCGCACCACATCGCGTACCACATCGCGTACCACGCCGCGCTCATGCCAGAAGCCGTCGCGGCGCGCATACAGCTGCACCGGCATCGCATCCAGCACTTCATTGCCGACGATCACGCCTTCGAAAGCGGCCGGCAGCGTATCGAGCCAGGTGACGCGCTCGGCCAGGTGCGGCGCGCGCCGGGCCAGCGTGTCCTGCTGGCGCGCGCGCAGCTCGCCCGACAGTTCGACGATGGCGTAGGTGTCGGGCAACTGGCCTTCCTGTTCCAGCCCCAGCAGCAGGTCTGCCGCCAGCCGGCCGGTGCCGGCGCCGAATTCCAGCAGGCGTGGCATCCCCTGCGCCAGCAGCGGCGCGAACTGGCGTGCCAGCGTGCGGGCGAAGAACGGGCTGAGCTCGGGCGCGGTGATGAAGTCGCTGCCGTCGCGGGCATCGCGCCCGAACTTGGCCGAGCCGCCGCTGTAGTAGCCCAGGCCGGGCGCGTACAGCGCCAGCGCCATGTAGCGGTCGAAGCCGATCCAGCCTCCGGCCGCATCGATCGATTCGCCAATGCGGGCGGTAAGGGTATCGGAAGCGGCCTGCGCGTCGGCGGGGGGAAGGGGTAAACTAGCGGCTTTCTGCATCCTGCGATTGTAGCAATGCCCGCAACCGACAACTCCGCCAACCAAGCCGCCAGCCAAGCCGCCAGCCAGTCCGCTGGCCAGCCCGCTGGCCAGCCCGCCGCCCGCGGCGTGGCCCTCGTGACCGGCGGCGCGCGGCGCCTGGGCCGCGCCATCGCGCTGGAACTGGCGGCGCAGGGCTGGGACGTGGCGGTGCACTGCCATCGCTCGGTCGACGAGGCCGAAGCGCTGGCTACGCAGATCCGCGCGCTCGGGCGCCGCGCCGCGGTGCTGCGCGCCGACCTCGCCGACGAGGCCGCCACCAGCCGGCTGGTGGCCGACTGCAGCGCCGCGCTGGGCGTGCCGACCTGCCTGGTCAACAATGCCTCGCTGTTCCAGTACGACGTCGCGACCAGCTTCTCGTATGCGTCGCTCGATACGCATATGCGCACCAACGTGGCCGCGCCGCTGCTGCTGGCGCGCGAACTGCACAAGGCGCTGGCCGCGGCCGCGGGCCCGGATGGCGCCGGCAAGGCCGCCGACAAGGCGGCCGAGAAGGCGGCCGAACCGCGCGGCGTGGTGATCAACCTGCTCGACCAGAAGCTCGACAACCTGAACCCGGATTTCCTGTCGTACACGCTGTCCAAGGCCGCGCTGCAGACCGCCACGGTGCAGCTGGCGCAGGCGCTGGCGCCGCGCCTGCGCGTGGTCGGCGTGGCCCCGGGCATCACGCTGGTGTCGGGCGAGCAGTCGGAACAGAGCTTCCGCCGCGCGCATCGCGTGACGCCGCTGGGCCAGTCGTCCACGCCCGAGGACATCGCCCAGGCGGTGGCCTACCTGGCGCAGGCGCGCGCCGTGACCGGCACCACGCTGTACGTCGACGGCGGCCAGCACCTGATGCCGCTGGCGCGCGACGTGATGTTCCTGACCGAATGACCTGCATCACCGGCCGCGCCTGACCGGCGCGGCACCCCCGCCTTACACTTCCCCCTTTTCGTTTTCCGCCCATGACCATGCTCGCCGCCCTTTCCCACCCCAGCCTGCAGGACTGCCGACGCATGTTCCTGCGCAACTACGAAGTGCAGATCAATATCGGCGTGCATGAATTCGAGAAGAAGGGCGAGCAGCGCGTGCTGATCAATATCGACCTTTTCGTGCCGCTGGAGGAATGCACGCCGCAGGCCGACAAGCTCGACGAAGTGGTCGACTACGACTTCATGCGCAACACCGTCGCCGCGCGCATGGCGCAGGGCCACGTGCACCTGCAGGAAACGCTGTGCGACGACGTCGCGCGCGCCATGCTGAAGCATCCCAAGGTGCGCGCGGTACGCGTGTCGACCGAGAAGCCCGACGTCTACCCGGATTGCGATTCGGTCGGGGTCGAGGTGTTCCATATCAAGCAGGCCTGAGCGGTCCTGCCGGCGCCCGCTGCAGCGCGCCGGCGCCTAAAGTAAAATGTTGCCCCTTCGCGCCGCGCCGGCCATTCCATCCGGCGGGCGCCACGCAACAGGATGCTCC
This Cupriavidus nantongensis DNA region includes the following protein-coding sequences:
- a CDS encoding DUF2905 domain-containing protein, with the translated sequence MLRWTLTIFLSVIILSAALPWLQKVGLGRLPGDVRFRVFGREFVLPFASTILISLIALVIGKLL
- a CDS encoding SDR family oxidoreductase — encoded protein: MPATDNSANQAASQAASQSAGQPAGQPAARGVALVTGGARRLGRAIALELAAQGWDVAVHCHRSVDEAEALATQIRALGRRAAVLRADLADEAATSRLVADCSAALGVPTCLVNNASLFQYDVATSFSYASLDTHMRTNVAAPLLLARELHKALAAAAGPDGAGKAADKAAEKAAEPRGVVINLLDQKLDNLNPDFLSYTLSKAALQTATVQLAQALAPRLRVVGVAPGITLVSGEQSEQSFRRAHRVTPLGQSSTPEDIAQAVAYLAQARAVTGTTLYVDGGQHLMPLARDVMFLTE
- a CDS encoding dihydroneopterin aldolase, with product MTMLAALSHPSLQDCRRMFLRNYEVQINIGVHEFEKKGEQRVLINIDLFVPLEECTPQADKLDEVVDYDFMRNTVAARMAQGHVHLQETLCDDVARAMLKHPKVRAVRVSTEKPDVYPDCDSVGVEVFHIKQA
- a CDS encoding multifunctional CCA addition/repair protein codes for the protein MQVYAVGGAIRDELLGKPSQDRDYVVVGATPAEMEAAGYRPVGKDFPVFLHPRTQEEYALARTERKTAMGYKGFAFYCEPDVTLEDDLVRRDLTINAMARAVDADGNLTGPVIDPHGGQRDLGARLFRHVSDAFAEDPVRILRLARFAARFHDFNVAAETMRLMREMVAAGEVDALVPERVWQELARGLMEARPSRMFEVLRECGALARLLPELERLWGVPQRADFHPEVDTGVHVMMVIDCAAALDAPLPVRFAALVHDLGKGTTPEDVLPRHIGHELRSVRLLEEVCARLRVPNECRDLAVVVAREHGNIHRSLEFSAAAVVRLLERCDALRKPARFAQALQACEADKRGRKGFEHSEYPQAARLLAAREAAASVDAGAIARACADDVAQIKDRVHAARVAAVAQRLAAQPGE
- a CDS encoding glutathione S-transferase family protein, yielding MKLVIGNKNYSSWSLRPWLLLRQAGIDFEEVQVRLFTGSFAAEIARYSPAGKVPVLVDGDVTVWDSLAISEYVAERFPEQQLWPADPAERAVARAICAEMHSGFTNVRNQLPMNVTAVLPGRGWNVAVQREVERIAAIWDGLRRQHAARGPFLFGSFTVADAFYAPVVSRFATYGIHLPDDREDAKAYADFVLGLPAMQQWIAGAREERDFLADDEPYRRAPDRADAIIVTH
- a CDS encoding class I SAM-dependent methyltransferase — translated: MQKAASLPLPPADAQAASDTLTARIGESIDAAGGWIGFDRYMALALYAPGLGYYSGGSAKFGRDARDGSDFITAPELSPFFARTLARQFAPLLAQGMPRLLEFGAGTGRLAADLLLGLEQEGQLPDTYAIVELSGELRARQQDTLARRAPHLAERVTWLDTLPAAFEGVIVGNEVLDAMPVQLYARRDGFWHERGVVRDVVRDVVRAAPQADGGAPAFRFEDRPLAEADVPAALRAIPGDHDLVTETHAEAEGFTRAVGAMLARGAAFFIDYGFPGSEYYHPQRAGGTLMCHYRHHAHPDPFLYPGLQDITAHVNFSGIAHAAVESGLTVAGFASQARFLMNAGITELLMALDPSDARAFLPQANAVQKLLSEAEMGELFKVIALTRGLDYGLEDSEPLAGFARGDRCHAL